One Chryseobacterium sp. StRB126 genomic region harbors:
- a CDS encoding phytoene desaturase family protein codes for MIENLEVDELVIGAGLCGLMYGISAVTEGSSVAISEAHHKVGGYATNFYRNKRKFVFDCSQHKVSGLKENVGNLWNTLKRLELQSLLDEFELHEEIGTVVYKNQFIKLPSEPEDIKKTLITHFPDELAGIEKLFQDIESHGYQHYMFFRKLMNEYTINRDILRESRGLSKITARDYFQSIFKGPDIVEVLSPIAIYSGSISNEVNAFYFLHCLYAMFYGGPAFMKGTGQRISDLLLKEFVDRGGILLKKNQVHEMEDMGDHMLVTTRKNIVKTKRVIATCPPEDVVRMLKKDEKSQEFKEVLENFTVGWGHFCVFAVLSVPPNELGISSPEYLLVSDTGDDFTEEDFENDRYYDLFTLSVSNYHRVDPEGGYILQLIVLDHGDRWFHLSEEEYNQRKDKIQEKLIKRVLKTFPQIEDKLIYTESSTPKTNYKFTLATKGSAFAYKMLPKTNLGLLSNFPNDKVKLVSTWSGGPGYETAMCFGFTQGKLLNMEKTQNI; via the coding sequence ATGATTGAAAATTTAGAAGTCGATGAATTAGTAATAGGTGCAGGACTTTGTGGCCTTATGTACGGTATTTCTGCAGTTACCGAAGGAAGCTCGGTTGCCATCAGCGAAGCCCATCATAAAGTAGGAGGTTATGCTACCAATTTTTATCGGAACAAAAGAAAATTTGTTTTTGACTGCAGCCAACATAAAGTAAGCGGACTCAAAGAAAATGTTGGAAACCTATGGAATACCCTTAAAAGACTCGAACTACAGTCATTACTAGACGAATTCGAATTGCATGAAGAAATTGGAACAGTAGTGTATAAAAACCAATTCATCAAACTTCCCTCTGAGCCGGAAGACATAAAAAAAACACTCATTACCCATTTCCCGGATGAATTGGCAGGAATAGAAAAACTATTTCAGGATATAGAATCTCACGGATATCAGCATTATATGTTTTTTAGAAAACTGATGAATGAATATACCATAAACAGGGATATTTTGAGAGAAAGCAGAGGCTTATCAAAAATTACAGCCCGTGATTACTTTCAATCCATTTTCAAAGGACCGGACATTGTAGAAGTACTCAGTCCCATTGCTATTTATTCAGGTTCCATTTCCAATGAAGTCAATGCATTTTATTTTCTTCATTGCCTTTATGCCATGTTCTATGGCGGCCCCGCATTTATGAAAGGAACCGGACAGCGTATTTCGGATCTGCTGTTAAAAGAATTTGTAGACCGCGGCGGAATTCTTTTGAAGAAAAACCAGGTGCACGAGATGGAAGATATGGGTGACCATATGCTGGTAACCACCCGGAAAAATATAGTAAAGACCAAAAGGGTCATCGCGACCTGCCCTCCCGAAGATGTAGTAAGAATGCTGAAAAAAGATGAAAAGTCTCAGGAATTTAAAGAAGTTCTCGAAAACTTTACTGTTGGATGGGGACATTTTTGTGTATTTGCTGTACTTTCTGTTCCACCCAATGAACTGGGAATTAGCTCACCAGAATACCTTTTGGTGTCCGACACGGGTGATGACTTTACAGAAGAAGATTTTGAGAACGACCGGTATTATGACCTTTTTACCCTGAGTGTCAGCAACTATCACCGGGTAGACCCGGAAGGCGGCTATATTCTCCAGCTTATAGTTCTGGATCACGGAGACCGCTGGTTCCACCTGTCCGAAGAAGAATATAATCAGAGAAAAGATAAAATTCAGGAAAAACTGATCAAAAGAGTTCTTAAAACCTTTCCTCAGATAGAAGACAAGCTGATCTATACAGAATCTTCAACTCCGAAGACCAATTACAAATTTACACTGGCTACCAAAGGTTCGGCTTTCGCCTACAAAATGCTTCCAAAAACCAATTTAGGGCTATTGAGCAACTTCCCAAATGACAAAGTAAAACTGGTAAGCACATGGTCCGGAGGTCCCGGCTATGAAACCGCAATGTGTTTCGGATTTACACAAGGAAAACTATTAAATATGGAAAAAACACAAAATATATGA
- a CDS encoding terpene synthase family protein — translation MKEELILPQCHYPWPTIPSPIANAFDDEEKAWYDNDYTFISEEGIKRCKPQFLSRVATYMNPTCDSMDRMRPCARLMIYITIFDDFFGMTPANELKIMADRVYEVMMGQDPHEDEIGILRQMATARKEWLANGMPQYWIDRVSINFYEFIMYGMMEEIPFKQAENRKYPLLAHYLSFRKYSIGMWPYGDLIDPSVNYALPVHIYNHPIIQRCRELLSLIIVIQNDFASLKKELEIESESLNIIFILRHQYKISYQEACTEAMKLHDAYAQELDDLHQSLPDFGPFQEDAYNHVYHIKLQISGCADWYYNSGTSRYEHRAFIVPQYGREGDDIVIPHSIFIKE, via the coding sequence ATGAAAGAAGAATTAATCCTTCCACAATGCCATTATCCGTGGCCAACTATTCCCAGTCCAATTGCCAATGCTTTTGATGATGAAGAAAAAGCATGGTACGATAATGACTATACCTTTATTTCTGAAGAGGGAATAAAAAGATGTAAACCCCAGTTTCTATCGAGGGTCGCTACTTATATGAACCCAACATGCGACAGCATGGACCGCATGCGTCCCTGTGCAAGATTAATGATCTATATCACAATATTTGATGATTTTTTTGGAATGACCCCTGCAAATGAATTGAAAATAATGGCAGACCGTGTATATGAAGTAATGATGGGTCAAGATCCACACGAGGATGAAATTGGCATTTTGCGCCAAATGGCGACGGCAAGAAAGGAATGGCTGGCTAACGGCATGCCACAGTACTGGATAGACCGTGTCTCCATTAACTTTTATGAATTTATCATGTATGGTATGATGGAAGAAATCCCCTTCAAACAAGCTGAAAATAGAAAATATCCCTTACTTGCCCACTATCTTAGTTTCCGGAAATATTCTATAGGGATGTGGCCTTATGGAGATCTGATAGATCCTTCAGTTAATTATGCATTACCTGTTCATATTTACAATCATCCCATTATACAGCGTTGCAGAGAGCTTTTATCTCTGATTATTGTGATTCAGAATGACTTTGCCTCTCTCAAAAAAGAGCTTGAAATAGAAAGTGAATCTTTGAATATTATTTTTATTCTAAGACATCAATATAAAATTTCTTATCAGGAAGCCTGTACAGAGGCCATGAAACTACATGACGCGTATGCTCAGGAGCTGGATGATTTGCATCAATCTCTTCCAGACTTTGGTCCTTTTCAAGAAGATGCATATAATCATGTTTATCATATTAAATTGCAAATAAGTGGTTGTGCAGACTGGTATTATAATTCAGGCACCAGCAGATATGAACATAGGGCATTTATTGTACCTCAGTACGGTAGAGAAGGTGATGATATTGTTATTCCACACAGTATTTTTATAAAGGAATAG
- a CDS encoding helix-turn-helix domain-containing protein — protein MIFDFKNIHIGDLISKRVEEKAFDSVRVCNFLKCTDKEWEVIQSQKSLDTNILLRLSTLLEYDFFRLYSQYLILYAPQGSNYNKAGDKKSSLPYYRKNIYTKEIVDFILEQLENGIKTKLQIIEEYRIPKSTLYKWINKYNNLKKEK, from the coding sequence ATGATTTTCGATTTTAAAAATATTCATATTGGAGATTTAATAAGCAAACGTGTTGAGGAAAAGGCATTTGATTCAGTCCGTGTCTGTAATTTTTTAAAATGTACTGACAAGGAATGGGAAGTAATACAATCCCAAAAGTCTTTGGATACCAATATTCTTTTAAGATTAAGCACATTGCTTGAGTATGATTTTTTCAGGCTTTATTCTCAGTATCTGATTTTATATGCTCCTCAGGGTTCAAACTATAATAAAGCCGGAGATAAAAAGTCCTCATTACCCTATTACAGAAAAAATATTTATACAAAGGAAATTGTAGATTTTATCTTAGAGCAGTTAGAAAATGGCATTAAGACAAAATTACAAATTATAGAAGAATATAGGATACCGAAAAGTACTTTGTATAAATGGATTAACAAATATAATAACTTAAAAAAAGAAAAGTAA
- a CDS encoding terpene synthase family protein, with protein sequence MQNIVHIPKPTYPWPTVYSPISETFYKEESTWYDTDYGFMTPESIKRYKKQRLVQVGAFMSPTTSDRDIFRPIGRFAVYVTTFDDYVELMPLEELKVFRDRIFEVMTREDPQPEERGILRQMAAARKEFMDNGMPQFWIDRIATNFHRFITYGIMEETPFKFNKTDPSLARYLMIRAYSIGMVTYGDLIEPATGFALPVDIYNHPVIQRLVMLLATIIAIQNDYASIRKEMTIESERFNIIFILQNEQNISFEEACIEGLRIHDEFVKEMESLSIGLPDFSPYQKEVENYVYHMKLMVTGCNAWYYEGGTQRYFPDGFAVTPDGQDPIPLDFEVKHISRE encoded by the coding sequence ATGCAAAACATCGTTCACATCCCGAAGCCTACTTATCCCTGGCCTACAGTATACAGTCCGATCAGTGAAACTTTTTATAAAGAAGAAAGCACCTGGTATGACACGGATTATGGTTTCATGACCCCGGAATCTATAAAAAGATACAAAAAACAAAGACTTGTTCAGGTAGGGGCTTTTATGTCCCCTACCACTTCCGACCGGGATATTTTTCGCCCCATTGGCAGATTTGCAGTCTATGTAACTACTTTCGATGATTACGTTGAACTTATGCCGCTGGAAGAGTTAAAAGTTTTCAGAGACCGGATTTTTGAAGTAATGACCAGGGAAGATCCCCAGCCTGAAGAAAGGGGGATACTCCGCCAGATGGCAGCAGCAAGAAAGGAATTTATGGACAACGGAATGCCACAGTTCTGGATCGACCGGATTGCCACCAATTTTCATCGTTTCATTACGTATGGTATCATGGAAGAAACTCCTTTTAAATTCAACAAAACCGATCCATCACTTGCCCGCTATCTGATGATCCGTGCCTATTCTATAGGTATGGTAACCTATGGTGACCTGATAGAGCCGGCTACCGGATTTGCACTCCCTGTCGACATTTATAATCATCCGGTTATTCAGCGCCTGGTAATGCTTCTTGCCACTATTATTGCCATTCAGAATGATTACGCGTCGATAAGAAAGGAAATGACTATAGAATCGGAAAGATTCAATATCATATTTATCTTACAAAATGAGCAGAACATATCATTTGAAGAAGCTTGCATTGAGGGGCTGAGAATACATGATGAATTTGTAAAGGAAATGGAATCTTTATCTATAGGCCTACCCGATTTCAGCCCTTATCAGAAAGAAGTGGAAAATTATGTCTATCACATGAAGCTGATGGTAACTGGTTGCAATGCCTGGTACTATGAAGGAGGGACGCAAAGGTATTTCCCGGATGGCTTTGCAGTAACCCCTGACGGGCAAGACCCAATACCTTTGGATTTTGAAGTAAAACATATCTCCCGGGAATAG
- a CDS encoding terpene synthase family protein, translated as MKTERKLTINPKDFFPPGYYPWADGISAPTELMKKAADDWYDNAYTFLTEEVRAKYKLQMLHMAAARMTPEALSIPNEHIIPCNRWMIWIAVFDDTYGLCPIKELEKIRIQMLSVLQGRNPSAHENGLFHETAIMRNEFMSFLPDEWIQRFVKRMSTYMKYGLMEECQYSRLGKTPPPYLF; from the coding sequence ATGAAAACAGAGAGAAAATTAACAATTAACCCCAAGGACTTTTTCCCTCCGGGATACTATCCCTGGGCCGATGGTATTTCAGCCCCTACAGAGCTTATGAAAAAAGCTGCTGATGACTGGTATGATAACGCTTACACTTTTTTGACTGAAGAGGTAAGAGCAAAATACAAACTGCAGATGCTGCATATGGCGGCTGCAAGAATGACTCCTGAAGCATTATCAATTCCCAACGAACATATTATACCCTGCAATCGATGGATGATATGGATCGCCGTCTTTGATGACACCTATGGACTTTGTCCTATAAAAGAGTTGGAAAAAATAAGAATACAAATGCTTTCTGTACTACAGGGAAGAAATCCGTCTGCCCATGAGAACGGACTGTTTCATGAGACGGCTATTATGCGGAATGAATTTATGTCTTTTCTTCCTGATGAATGGATACAACGATTCGTAAAGCGTATGAGTACTTACATGAAGTATGGCCTTATGGAGGAATGCCAGTATTCAAGACTCGGGAAAACACCTCCTCCTTACTTATTTTAA
- a CDS encoding 3-oxoacyl-ACP synthase III family protein: MMKYNSSIKSVAIGLPETYYTNDMPPFSEIPNLPKNWWRNWGMEGRYMVNKEKGESCSQLARKASLGAIEKAGLSTQDIDLIIGTTCTITGWSDKEDDRIFPGISEYLKTELNCKHSAMTMEVNQACISFLVALQIASDYIKTGMYENVLICSAETFTQIADFSLPSSTLFGDGAAAIVIGRSEKEGKLVSSHYKSIPTYNDIATLQWKTPADKPGKEFIRPYFTLGEDAPTQMQTFVPQNVPEVVFKALEKADASLEDIHHFVFHQPSKMLIRMWAMGIGIKKEKYTTTVEKYSCLSSASIPMTLYFALKNGKIKPNNTVVFAGAGIGWGFGAQVWNTENINY; the protein is encoded by the coding sequence ATGATGAAATATAACTCCTCAATAAAAAGTGTAGCCATAGGACTTCCAGAGACATATTACACCAATGATATGCCTCCGTTTTCCGAAATTCCCAATCTTCCAAAAAACTGGTGGAGAAATTGGGGAATGGAAGGAAGATATATGGTAAACAAAGAAAAAGGAGAATCCTGCTCTCAACTTGCCAGAAAAGCATCTTTGGGAGCCATAGAAAAAGCAGGTCTTTCTACACAGGACATAGATCTTATCATAGGAACCACATGCACCATTACAGGTTGGTCTGATAAAGAAGACGACAGAATTTTCCCGGGAATTTCAGAGTATTTAAAAACAGAACTGAACTGTAAACACTCAGCCATGACTATGGAAGTCAACCAGGCATGCATATCATTCCTGGTAGCCCTACAAATAGCATCTGATTACATAAAAACAGGAATGTACGAAAACGTTCTGATCTGTTCCGCAGAAACATTTACGCAAATTGCAGACTTCTCCTTACCCTCTTCTACCCTTTTTGGAGATGGTGCGGCAGCAATAGTCATTGGAAGATCAGAAAAAGAAGGAAAATTGGTTTCTTCTCACTATAAAAGCATTCCCACCTATAATGATATTGCAACATTACAATGGAAAACCCCGGCAGATAAGCCCGGGAAAGAATTTATCCGTCCTTACTTTACATTAGGAGAAGATGCCCCCACTCAAATGCAGACATTTGTGCCTCAAAATGTTCCTGAGGTTGTCTTTAAAGCTTTAGAAAAGGCAGACGCATCTCTTGAAGATATACATCATTTTGTCTTCCATCAGCCATCAAAAATGCTTATCAGAATGTGGGCAATGGGAATAGGAATAAAGAAAGAAAAATATACAACCACCGTAGAAAAATACAGTTGCCTGAGCTCTGCCTCAATCCCCATGACCCTCTACTTTGCATTAAAAAACGGGAAAATAAAACCCAATAATACAGTTGTATTTGCCGGAGCAGGAATCGGATGGGGTTTTGGAGCACAGGTATGGAATACAGAAAATATTAACTATTAA
- a CDS encoding terpene synthase family protein: MREELIVPKCHYPWPTVNSPIANAFDDEEKDWYDNDYTFISEEGIRRCKPQFLSRVATYMNPTCDSIERMRPCARMMIYITLFDDYFGMTPAKELEVIADRVYEVMMGEDPREDEIGILRQMAAARKEWLANGMPQFWIERISINFYEFIMYGIAEEIPFKQAENRTYPLLAHYLSFRRYSIGMMPYGDLTDPAINYALPVHIYNHPIMQRCRELLCLLIAVQNDFVSLKKEIEIDHECLNIIFVLRNQYKLSYQEACTEAMRIHNAHAQELDHLHNNLPDFGEFQEAAYDHVYHIKLHVSGCANWYYNSGTSRYEHKAFIIPQYGKEGDDLIIPHSIFVKE, from the coding sequence ATGAGAGAAGAATTAATTGTTCCTAAATGCCATTACCCCTGGCCTACAGTGAATAGCCCTATTGCCAATGCTTTTGATGATGAAGAAAAAGACTGGTATGATAATGATTATACTTTTATTTCCGAAGAAGGGATAAGAAGATGTAAGCCCCAGTTTCTATCGAGAGTTGCCACCTATATGAATCCTACCTGCGACAGCATAGAACGTATGCGTCCCTGCGCCAGAATGATGATCTATATCACCCTTTTTGATGACTATTTCGGGATGACTCCTGCAAAAGAACTGGAAGTCATTGCAGATCGGGTGTATGAAGTGATGATGGGTGAAGATCCTCGTGAAGATGAAATCGGCATTTTGCGCCAAATGGCAGCGGCAAGAAAGGAATGGCTTGCTAATGGCATGCCACAGTTTTGGATAGAGCGTATTTCTATCAATTTTTATGAATTCATTATGTATGGTATCGCAGAAGAAATACCTTTTAAGCAAGCTGAAAACAGAACATATCCTTTGCTTGCCCACTATCTAAGTTTCCGAAGATACTCAATCGGCATGATGCCTTATGGTGACCTGACAGATCCTGCTATTAATTACGCACTACCCGTTCATATTTATAATCATCCCATTATGCAGCGTTGCAGGGAACTTCTATGTTTGCTTATTGCCGTTCAGAACGACTTTGTCTCTCTGAAAAAAGAAATTGAAATAGATCATGAATGTCTGAATATTATCTTCGTTCTAAGAAATCAATATAAACTTTCTTACCAGGAAGCATGTACAGAAGCAATGAGAATACATAACGCCCATGCTCAGGAACTCGATCACCTGCATAATAATCTTCCTGATTTTGGTGAATTTCAAGAGGCGGCATACGATCATGTTTATCATATTAAACTGCATGTTAGCGGCTGTGCCAACTGGTATTATAACTCGGGAACCAGCCGATATGAACATAAAGCATTTATTATCCCGCAATATGGTAAAGAGGGTGATGATCTTATTATTCCACACAGCATTTTTGTAAAGGAATAA
- a CDS encoding AMP-binding protein, producing MNTSRNIIKNLLLYNNENQILYDLNSLSGKEIAEKIITVATSLRSTGKFGCGDRVILIMNDSPEFIYSFLSLISIGCIPVPLNPLIQDSELEYILLDSKATGVIIDNHQYLRLYHTIHSSYHIINDCIIVNNPSVKEYGSINYLQKFLSPQNFPAASLELEFEYAENNPVAFWQYTSGTTGNPKAVQHRHHTMLTNTELFAQKTLEIAKEDIILSVSKMFFGYGLGNSLFFPLLTGASVIIDEKWFTVDYLKKNIRLYKPTILFGTPKVYAEILHQHENFSKNEFNSIRLFISAGSSLPESIIREWETVFDKTIINGIGSTEIGHIFMCNHQLQEQSKNSSLGVPVPGYHIKISRIDTPDETIENYGEIGELCIYPPKSTLSSYWEKEETNKIKYKEGWYFSGDLCSQNEDGSYIYHGRKDDLFKVNGRWVNPIEIENYVLQNFRQVNECAISYYLDDDDLARSVLYLVEKNGIATDVLSEEIQKKLSENFPSYKRPSRIYFIKELTRNSNGKVIRKRLENNLT from the coding sequence ATGAATACATCAAGGAATATCATTAAAAATTTATTGTTATATAATAATGAAAACCAAATCCTCTATGATCTTAACAGCCTATCGGGAAAAGAAATAGCCGAAAAAATAATAACCGTTGCCACCAGCCTAAGATCTACAGGAAAATTTGGTTGTGGAGATAGGGTGATTCTGATTATGAATGATTCACCGGAATTTATTTATTCATTCTTATCTTTAATATCCATCGGGTGCATTCCCGTTCCCCTTAACCCTTTAATTCAGGATTCGGAATTAGAATATATCTTACTGGACTCTAAAGCAACAGGGGTTATTATAGATAATCACCAATATCTTAGGCTTTATCATACTATACATAGCTCATACCACATTATAAATGATTGCATCATAGTAAATAATCCTTCAGTAAAAGAATATGGTTCAATAAATTATTTGCAGAAATTTTTATCTCCTCAAAATTTCCCTGCCGCTTCTTTGGAATTGGAATTTGAATATGCAGAAAATAATCCGGTTGCTTTCTGGCAATATACTTCCGGAACTACCGGTAATCCAAAGGCAGTACAGCACAGGCACCATACTATGCTTACAAATACAGAGCTATTTGCACAAAAGACATTGGAAATTGCTAAAGAAGACATCATATTATCCGTTTCCAAGATGTTTTTCGGTTACGGATTAGGAAACAGTCTGTTTTTTCCGTTGCTCACAGGAGCTTCTGTGATAATTGATGAAAAATGGTTCACAGTTGATTATCTGAAAAAAAACATAAGGCTTTATAAACCCACCATTTTATTTGGGACCCCAAAAGTATATGCGGAAATTCTTCATCAGCACGAGAACTTTTCAAAAAATGAGTTCAATAGCATAAGATTATTTATATCCGCAGGTTCTTCCCTTCCGGAATCCATCATCAGAGAATGGGAGACAGTATTTGATAAAACGATTATCAACGGAATTGGCTCTACAGAAATAGGGCATATTTTCATGTGCAACCACCAATTACAAGAACAAAGTAAAAATTCATCACTAGGTGTTCCCGTTCCCGGCTACCATATAAAAATAAGCAGGATCGACACGCCCGATGAAACAATAGAAAACTATGGAGAGATAGGTGAACTGTGCATTTATCCTCCAAAAAGCACACTCAGTTCATATTGGGAAAAAGAAGAAACCAATAAAATAAAATATAAAGAAGGTTGGTATTTTTCAGGAGACCTGTGTTCTCAAAATGAAGATGGCTCCTACATCTATCACGGCAGAAAAGACGATCTATTTAAGGTAAATGGACGCTGGGTAAATCCTATTGAAATAGAAAATTATGTATTACAGAACTTCAGGCAGGTAAATGAATGTGCCATCAGCTATTACCTGGATGATGATGATCTTGCCAGGTCAGTATTATATCTGGTGGAAAAAAACGGAATAGCCACTGATGTTCTTTCTGAAGAAATTCAAAAAAAACTGTCAGAAAACTTCCCCTCCTATAAACGTCCTTCCAGAATTTATTTCATAAAAGAATTAACCAGAAATAGCAATGGAAAAGTAATCAGAAAAAGACTGGAAAACAATTTAACATAA
- a CDS encoding diiron oxygenase, with amino-acid sequence MSNLKKKTLSPKFTLLLEKLNKASEKKQMSLLLDHPWDEPIESAWLKKRENIAIYGTPYYDLATEEERRLLSVYETGSWWYTFIVFENLVSEYYMKIVNHGSLKKFPEVVKYIHHFCKEEIVHAMVFKKAMAHFQITPFPSPLNLREIYSHNASMSEFPLKAIYLTILIEWLAENNAMEDCNSKEISPLSRAVAVEHHKEEARHIEWGKNMIREFIDMVPEFLKEAQESTAPMLRSMLDMSVCSIVVYSRVGFQNPAFRDYKKLIPAVLESENRQKINSRIMAPLMRYFLELGIFDPSDDENMKVWRDNRFEKDVEDAVEYFRKKSAATEDIDNVMNKNYD; translated from the coding sequence ATGAGCAATCTAAAGAAAAAAACACTAAGCCCAAAGTTTACCCTCTTACTAGAAAAACTGAATAAAGCTTCCGAAAAAAAACAGATGAGCCTCCTTCTGGATCATCCTTGGGACGAACCTATAGAAAGCGCCTGGCTGAAAAAAAGAGAAAATATTGCGATCTACGGAACACCTTATTATGATCTTGCTACAGAAGAAGAAAGAAGGCTTTTATCCGTCTATGAAACAGGTTCATGGTGGTACACTTTCATCGTATTCGAAAACCTTGTGTCAGAATACTATATGAAAATCGTCAATCATGGCTCCCTTAAAAAATTTCCCGAAGTCGTAAAATACATACATCATTTCTGCAAAGAAGAAATAGTGCATGCAATGGTCTTCAAAAAGGCAATGGCCCATTTTCAGATTACCCCCTTCCCGAGCCCTTTAAACCTTAGAGAAATATACAGCCACAATGCCTCAATGTCCGAATTTCCCTTAAAGGCCATCTACCTTACCATTCTTATTGAATGGCTGGCAGAAAACAATGCAATGGAAGACTGCAACAGCAAGGAAATTTCCCCCTTATCAAGAGCTGTAGCGGTAGAACATCATAAAGAAGAAGCAAGACATATAGAATGGGGCAAAAATATGATCCGTGAGTTTATAGATATGGTTCCTGAATTTTTGAAAGAAGCACAGGAAAGTACAGCTCCAATGCTTAGAAGCATGCTTGATATGTCTGTCTGTAGTATTGTAGTGTATTCCCGCGTCGGCTTTCAGAATCCTGCATTCAGAGATTATAAAAAACTGATTCCTGCCGTGTTGGAAAGTGAAAACCGTCAGAAAATCAATTCCAGAATTATGGCTCCCTTGATGAGATACTTCCTGGAACTTGGAATCTTCGATCCTAGTGATGATGAAAACATGAAAGTATGGAGAGACAACAGATTTGAA
- a CDS encoding acyl carrier protein, whose protein sequence is MENQELFNKVYAILADIAECDINMIKPDTDLLNEIGVTSLMGLEVLVELEREFDISLDEGILIKMKTPKDIVDVLEEELAV, encoded by the coding sequence ATGGAAAACCAAGAATTATTCAACAAAGTGTATGCTATTTTAGCAGATATTGCAGAATGCGATATCAATATGATTAAACCTGATACAGACCTGTTAAATGAAATAGGGGTTACTTCTCTTATGGGATTGGAAGTTTTGGTTGAGCTGGAAAGAGAATTCGACATCAGCTTAGATGAAGGAATCCTGATCAAAATGAAGACGCCGAAAGATATCGTAGACGTTCTGGAAGAAGAATTGGCCGTTTAA
- a CDS encoding terpene synthase family protein: MESEVRHFEQPYALIFEYPWPDLVNPHFDQMKEDLESWLDTDFTFLSAKTRESYKRMGLHGATARMLAIAPTYEHASACNRFMIWITTFDDYCGLCTVEEVDDIHKRIIGILKGNQPLPDAHPHDKIMAQIRDEYLAVTSPEWLETFTFFMDRYIKYGMRAEAPYKTTGTFPPRNYYMIFREYSIAMYAYEPWAELGLGFVLPKEISAHPVIQRIQALTSRIMSWQNDVYSLKKEIARKGEVINLVLIIQHEENISLEEATQKVVSIHNEDIAEFVALHKNLPDFGEWNDKVYQYVLYQGMMIQGLNTWYIKDTLRYHSSDQYAEKEYTRLNK; the protein is encoded by the coding sequence ATGGAATCTGAAGTTAGACATTTCGAACAACCTTACGCATTAATTTTTGAATATCCATGGCCAGATTTGGTAAATCCTCATTTTGATCAAATGAAGGAAGATTTAGAAAGCTGGTTGGATACTGACTTTACCTTTTTATCTGCGAAAACCCGTGAAAGTTATAAACGCATGGGCCTACACGGGGCCACCGCCAGGATGCTTGCTATAGCACCAACTTATGAGCATGCAAGTGCCTGCAATCGCTTCATGATCTGGATTACCACTTTTGATGATTATTGCGGATTATGTACTGTTGAAGAGGTAGATGATATACATAAAAGAATAATTGGTATCCTCAAAGGTAATCAGCCACTGCCTGATGCGCATCCTCATGATAAAATAATGGCACAGATCAGGGATGAATATCTTGCAGTTACATCTCCCGAATGGCTGGAAACATTCACCTTTTTTATGGATCGTTATATAAAATACGGAATGCGTGCTGAAGCCCCTTATAAGACAACAGGAACATTTCCTCCGCGGAACTATTATATGATATTCCGGGAATATAGCATTGCCATGTATGCCTATGAACCCTGGGCTGAACTTGGGCTTGGATTTGTTTTGCCTAAAGAGATTTCTGCTCATCCTGTAATCCAGCGAATTCAGGCATTAACGAGTAGAATAATGAGCTGGCAAAATGATGTGTATTCATTGAAAAAAGAAATTGCTAGAAAAGGAGAAGTGATTAATTTGGTACTTATTATACAGCATGAAGAAAATATCTCATTGGAGGAGGCGACACAAAAAGTAGTATCCATTCATAATGAAGATATAGCTGAATTTGTTGCTCTGCACAAAAACCTGCCAGATTTTGGTGAGTGGAACGACAAAGTATATCAATATGTACTTTATCAGGGAATGATGATTCAAGGATTGAATACCTGGTACATAAAGGATACTTTGCGTTATCATTCCAGTGATCAATATGCTGAAAAGGAATACACTCGGCTGAACAAATAG